A DNA window from Micromonospora inyonensis contains the following coding sequences:
- a CDS encoding serine hydrolase domain-containing protein produces MKVEGFTEEGYDAVREVFQRLVDEGRETGAGVSVWRDGREVVRLSGGWADVERQRPWRDDTLVQPYSLSKTFATLAALVAVRDGALGLDEPVAAYWKEYGVKGKERTTLRQVLTHQAGQPRFPQEAANLDLLDDAGLRESLARTAPEYAPGTALGEHALTYGHLIDGILRAATGRSLQEVFDSVVRPALALDAWFGVPDTELERVADLEYARPDWPRQLHAAPWLQIPDGALDTRRTNSRAWRQTVFAAANLHTTATAMARFFSFITSQQGPLGELLGPQLHTELLTSQVTGHDQVFGTRLTWTLGLLRDRGKIAKGGIGGSAAWWSLHHHHSCAYLTRRLDDHSRAAEIATVLGDNLAVVGED; encoded by the coding sequence TTGAAGGTCGAAGGGTTCACCGAAGAGGGGTACGACGCCGTACGGGAGGTGTTCCAGCGCCTGGTCGACGAGGGGCGGGAAACCGGCGCGGGGGTGTCGGTGTGGCGGGACGGTCGAGAGGTGGTTCGGCTCAGCGGGGGATGGGCTGATGTGGAGCGGCAGCGCCCGTGGCGCGATGACACGCTGGTTCAGCCCTACTCGCTGTCGAAGACGTTCGCCACGCTCGCCGCGTTGGTGGCGGTCCGCGACGGTGCGCTGGGGCTTGACGAGCCCGTCGCGGCGTACTGGAAAGAGTACGGAGTGAAGGGCAAGGAGCGGACCACGTTGCGTCAGGTGCTCACCCACCAGGCGGGGCAGCCTCGGTTCCCGCAGGAGGCCGCGAACCTGGATCTGCTCGACGATGCCGGGCTACGGGAAAGTCTCGCGAGGACGGCGCCGGAGTATGCCCCGGGCACCGCGCTGGGGGAGCACGCACTGACCTACGGCCACCTCATCGACGGGATCCTCCGCGCCGCCACCGGACGTAGCCTCCAGGAGGTGTTCGACAGCGTCGTGCGACCCGCGCTCGCTCTCGACGCCTGGTTCGGGGTGCCGGACACTGAACTCGAACGTGTCGCCGACCTCGAGTACGCCAGACCGGACTGGCCGCGGCAACTGCACGCGGCACCGTGGCTTCAGATCCCCGACGGCGCGTTGGACACCCGCCGGACCAACTCCCGCGCCTGGCGGCAGACGGTGTTCGCCGCGGCCAACCTCCATACGACCGCGACCGCCATGGCCCGCTTCTTCTCCTTCATCACCAGTCAACAGGGGCCCCTGGGCGAGCTGCTCGGCCCGCAGTTGCACACCGAACTGCTCACCTCGCAGGTCACCGGCCATGACCAGGTTTTCGGTACCAGACTCACCTGGACGCTTGGCCTGCTCCGTGATCGCGGCAAAATCGCCAAGGGTGGTATCGGGGGCTCCGCTGCCTGGTGGTCGCTCCACCACCACCACTCCTGCGCCTACCTCACCCGCCGGCTGGACGACCACTCCCGAGCCGCCGAGATCGCTACCGTACTCGGTGACAACCTGGCCGTGGTCGGGGAGGACTGA
- a CDS encoding FG-GAP repeat domain-containing protein, with translation MFAAGQRVGEGWTGYLAVHVVDLDGDGPADVLGVLADGTLAAFRNLGVTNGHATLGPRASVGHGWNPTMLPVPTDLSGDGRADLISIDGEGRLLTNINAGRFANGLMFPTTAAHGPGWQGTLFLR, from the coding sequence ATGTTCGCTGCCGGTCAACGGGTCGGTGAGGGCTGGACCGGGTATCTGGCGGTGCACGTCGTCGACCTCGATGGCGACGGACCTGCGGATGTGCTCGGTGTCCTGGCGGACGGGACGCTTGCCGCCTTCCGCAACCTGGGCGTGACGAACGGACATGCCACGTTGGGACCCCGAGCTTCGGTCGGCCACGGCTGGAACCCCACCATGCTGCCCGTCCCGACCGACCTGAGCGGCGACGGTCGCGCCGACCTGATCTCGATCGACGGGGAGGGCAGGCTCCTCACGAACATCAATGCCGGCCGCTTCGCCAACGGGTTGATGTTTCCGACGACGGCAGCACACGGCCCGGGCTGGCAAGGAACCCTCTTCCTTCGCTGA
- a CDS encoding transposase, which yields MLDPHTHPAGELMKLYHRRWEIETAYLELKSSILGGRVLRARTPDGIDQEIYALLTVYQVLRTAMTDATDSQPATSPDRASFTIALNTARDQITNAAGVIADTVIDLVGAIGRVVLAHLLPDRRIRVKTRMIKRSNSKYQARGPNIDRRSYKATIAIDIITNHCETPAGP from the coding sequence CTGCTCGACCCGCACACCCATCCCGCCGGCGAATTGATGAAGCTGTATCACCGCAGATGGGAGATCGAAACCGCCTATCTGGAGCTGAAATCCAGCATCCTCGGCGGCCGGGTCCTGCGTGCCCGCACCCCCGACGGCATCGACCAGGAGATCTACGCCCTGCTCACCGTCTACCAGGTCCTCCGCACCGCTATGACCGATGCCACCGACAGCCAGCCCGCCACCAGCCCCGACCGGGCCAGCTTCACCATCGCCCTGAACACCGCCCGCGACCAGATCACCAACGCCGCCGGCGTCATCGCTGACACCGTCATCGACCTGGTCGGCGCCATCGGCCGCGTGGTCCTGGCCCACCTGCTACCCGACCGCCGGATCCGGGTGAAAACCCGGATGATCAAACGCTCGAACTCCAAGTACCAAGCCCGCGGACCCAACATAGACCGGCGTAGCTACAAAGCCACCATCGCAATCGACATCATCACAAACCATTGCGAAACACCCGCCGGACCTTAA